Within Candidatus Obscuribacterales bacterium, the genomic segment CCGCAGGGATGGACGCCTACATCGTTGACAAAATTGATTAAACATTCGACGCACTGGAGTAATCATGCCGAATTTAGACGATGTACTATTGGATAATGCCCAAGCAGCCCTTTGTCTAGAAGTAACATCTAGAGGTCGTTCCCCACGCCCATGTAAGAATGCTGAGCTGCCAGCAACTAGGTTAGAACGTGGCAAAACTGCCGTAGATTCTAGATTGGAGTTATTCTAACACCGGAACTCTCAATAACAGGTAGTCTTATTCATGGATGCATCCAGTCTCCTAGACGTTGACCAAAGCATGATGCGGCGCTGCATAGACCTGGCCCAGTCTGCCGCCGGACGCACAGCTCCCAATCCCTTAGTGGGTGCGGTGGTGGTGCGCGATCGCCACATTGTCGGGGAAGGTTTTCATCCCCAGGCTGGCCAGCCCCACGCAGAAGTATTTGCCTTGCGGGCAGCCGGCGATCGCGCCCAAGGTGCCACGGTCTACGTCAATCTAGAACCCTGTAACCATTACGGACGCACGCCCCCCTGCACCGAAGCCTTGATCAACGCACAGGTGGCGCGGGTGGTGGTGGGGATGGTAGATCCTAATCCTAAAGTGGCGGGAACTGGAATCGCTCGGCTGCAGCAGGCGGGAATTGCCGTAACGGTGGGCGTAGAAGAGGCGGCTTGTCAAACCCTTAATGAGGCGTTTGTGCATCGTATCTTGCACCATCGTCCCTTTGGCATCTTGAAATATGCTATGACCCTGGATGGCAAAATTGCCGCAACGGGCGGTCATAGCGCCTGGGTGACCGGTTCCGCAGCCCGCACCCACGTCCATCAACTGCGATCGCGTTGTGATGCGGTGATTGTGGGCGGCCATACGGTACGGCAAGATAATCCTCGGTTAACCAGCCACGGTCAGAGCGATCGCAATCCTCTGCGGGTGGTGCTCAGCCGTTCCATGGCATTACCCATGGAAGCCCATCTTTGGCATACAGATCAGGCGGCCACCTTAGTGATCACAGAAACGGGGCAAGCCCCTGACCGGCAA encodes:
- the ribD gene encoding bifunctional diaminohydroxyphosphoribosylaminopyrimidine deaminase/5-amino-6-(5-phosphoribosylamino)uracil reductase RibD, with amino-acid sequence MDASSLLDVDQSMMRRCIDLAQSAAGRTAPNPLVGAVVVRDRHIVGEGFHPQAGQPHAEVFALRAAGDRAQGATVYVNLEPCNHYGRTPPCTEALINAQVARVVVGMVDPNPKVAGTGIARLQQAGIAVTVGVEEAACQTLNEAFVHRILHHRPFGILKYAMTLDGKIAATGGHSAWVTGSAARTHVHQLRSRCDAVIVGGHTVRQDNPRLTSHGQSDRNPLRVVLSRSMALPMEAHLWHTDQAATLVITETGQAPDRQ